In Anaerolineales bacterium, one DNA window encodes the following:
- a CDS encoding SUMF1/EgtB/PvdO family nonheme iron enzyme: MKAQPSSIVKYLLVFLALSLACRLPAPATTTKVGKDGMLLVYIPAGDFTMGTDNPYAYANEMPAHKVTLDAFWMDRTEVTNKMYGACVADGRCNPPDANSYEFGDQNFDDYPVTDIYWLDANRYCSWAGRRLPTEAEWEKAARGTNERTYPWTWGWGNWSLSPMERGPTTAVGSTPIDASPYEVMDMYANVSEWVADWYAYDYYKNSPSANPLGPEKNEGGDKVIRGQSNSHLSNVTLLYRTSMPYDWWNDSDLGFRCAVSD, translated from the coding sequence ATGAAAGCGCAACCGTCATCGATCGTTAAATATTTATTGGTCTTTCTGGCGTTAAGCCTGGCTTGCCGACTGCCAGCACCGGCCACGACAACGAAGGTTGGGAAAGATGGCATGCTTCTTGTTTACATCCCTGCGGGTGATTTTACAATGGGAACAGACAACCCGTATGCTTATGCCAATGAAATGCCCGCGCATAAAGTAACGCTGGACGCCTTCTGGATGGATAGGACCGAAGTAACCAATAAAATGTATGGCGCTTGTGTGGCGGATGGACGATGTAATCCGCCCGACGCGAACAGTTACGAGTTTGGTGATCAGAATTTTGACGATTACCCCGTCACCGATATTTATTGGCTGGATGCGAATCGTTATTGTTCTTGGGCAGGACGCCGGTTACCCACTGAAGCCGAATGGGAAAAGGCCGCCCGTGGCACAAATGAAAGAACCTATCCCTGGACCTGGGGCTGGGGAAATTGGTCGCTATCCCCTATGGAAAGAGGTCCAACCACCGCAGTTGGCAGCACGCCAATTGATGCCAGCCCTTATGAAGTGATGGACATGTATGCGAATGTATCGGAATGGGTGGCAGATTGGTATGCCTATGACTATTACAAAAATTCACCATCTGCCAATCCCTTGGGACCAGAAAAAAATGAAGGTGGAGATAAAGTTATACGCGGCCAAAGCAATTCACACTTATCTAACGTCACCTTACTGTACCGGACTTCGATGCCGTATGATTGGTGGAATGATTCAGACCTCGGCTTTCGTTGTGCCGTTAGCGACTGA
- a CDS encoding ABC-2 family transporter protein — MQKYLAILTMQVINNIAYPGDFLGRSISIGIFLFIFAGLWGTTFRIVGTESINGLTFANMIWYLMMAETIELGRPRTNRIISEQVKNGEVAYILNKPYNFLLYHFSFGLGDSLMRVAMNIGVGLLVAWLLAGPPPTLLGWAMALVTLIGAWILHFCMMALIGLAAFVVEETNSFELIYQKMVFILGGMLLPLDMFPEWLQGFARLLPFPYMMYAPARLFVKPEVDLFWQMLSAQWMWVLALVLLLSFAYRRSERMLTVNGG, encoded by the coding sequence ATGCAAAAGTATCTTGCCATCCTGACCATGCAGGTCATCAACAACATTGCCTACCCCGGCGATTTCCTCGGACGTTCCATCAGCATCGGAATCTTCCTGTTCATCTTCGCCGGGTTGTGGGGAACGACCTTCCGCATCGTCGGGACCGAATCCATCAACGGGCTGACCTTTGCCAATATGATCTGGTATTTGATGATGGCGGAAACCATCGAACTGGGCAGACCGCGCACCAACCGCATCATCTCCGAACAGGTTAAGAATGGCGAAGTGGCATACATACTGAACAAGCCGTACAACTTCCTGCTGTATCACTTCTCCTTCGGCCTGGGTGACAGTCTCATGCGCGTGGCGATGAACATCGGCGTAGGACTGCTGGTCGCCTGGCTGTTGGCGGGTCCGCCGCCGACCTTGCTGGGATGGGCGATGGCGCTCGTGACGCTGATCGGCGCATGGATCCTGCATTTCTGCATGATGGCGTTGATCGGACTGGCCGCCTTTGTGGTGGAAGAAACCAACTCGTTCGAGTTGATCTACCAGAAAATGGTCTTCATCCTCGGCGGGATGCTCCTGCCGCTGGATATGTTCCCCGAATGGCTGCAGGGATTCGCGCGCCTGCTCCCCTTCCCCTACATGATGTATGCCCCTGCTCGCCTCTTCGTGAAACCCGAAGTAGATTTGTTCTGGCAGATGCTGTCCGCGCAGTGGATGTGGGTGCTCGCGCTGGTCTTGCTCCTGTCGTTTGCCTACCGCAGGAGCGAGCGGATGTTGACGGTGAACGGCGGTTAG
- a CDS encoding alpha-amylase family glycosyl hydrolase, with the protein MLKRIFFTLLLLSLLASCVIPAPLAGSNHSAESNWWRTAVFYEIFVRSFYDTDNDGIGDFNGITQKLDYLESLGITAIWLMPIHPSPSYHGYDVLDYYAVNPEYGNMGDFKNLLEEAHKRGIRIIIDLVLNHTSSQHPWFVEANSDPNSKHRGYYVWEDEDKGNGWHEGNQGFYYGLFWGGMPDLNYTNPAVTEDVLKVTDYWLNEIGVDGFRVDAVKHLIEEGGKTENTPATYKWLEGFYKAYKKQNPNAYTIGEVFNAGSSVVKSYTGDKMDHVFNFEMASGFVNSANGGANSGVSSAIKFSLMDMPDFNFATFLTNHDQNRAMSVFYGNVNKAKVASFLMLTSPGTPYIYYGEEIGMQGQKPDEDIRLPMQWSADEFAGFSTSTPWRAPYGDYTQVNVVAQEGDPNSLLEHYRALILLRKDHTALQTGEIALLEAGNSGIFVSLRSNRSGAFLILANLTDKHISEYGIKLNGTNLAESAFSVETLFGAEQSERWQSSGEAVYKPLESLSPYAMYVLKINP; encoded by the coding sequence ATGCTCAAACGGATATTTTTCACGCTCCTGCTTCTATCCCTTCTCGCGTCATGCGTTATTCCCGCTCCGCTGGCTGGCTCCAACCATTCGGCAGAATCCAACTGGTGGCGGACTGCCGTCTTCTACGAGATCTTCGTCCGCTCGTTCTACGACACGGATAACGACGGCATCGGCGATTTCAACGGCATCACCCAAAAACTGGACTACCTCGAATCGCTCGGCATCACTGCCATCTGGCTGATGCCCATCCACCCGTCCCCCTCCTATCACGGCTATGACGTTCTTGACTATTACGCCGTCAACCCCGAATACGGCAACATGGGCGATTTCAAGAACCTGCTCGAAGAGGCGCACAAGCGCGGCATCCGCATCATCATTGACCTGGTGCTCAACCACACCTCCAGCCAGCATCCCTGGTTCGTGGAAGCGAACAGCGACCCAAATTCCAAACACCGCGGTTACTACGTCTGGGAGGACGAAGATAAAGGCAATGGCTGGCATGAGGGGAATCAAGGCTTCTACTACGGGCTGTTCTGGGGCGGCATGCCCGACCTGAACTACACCAACCCCGCCGTAACCGAAGACGTACTCAAAGTGACCGATTACTGGCTGAACGAGATCGGCGTGGACGGCTTCCGTGTGGACGCCGTGAAGCACCTGATCGAAGAGGGTGGCAAGACTGAAAACACGCCTGCCACCTACAAATGGCTGGAGGGGTTTTACAAGGCGTACAAAAAGCAGAATCCGAATGCCTACACCATCGGTGAAGTATTCAACGCGGGATCATCGGTGGTCAAATCCTACACGGGCGATAAGATGGACCACGTCTTCAACTTCGAGATGGCGAGCGGATTCGTCAACAGCGCGAACGGCGGCGCGAACTCGGGCGTGAGCAGCGCCATAAAATTTTCCTTGATGGACATGCCCGATTTCAACTTCGCCACCTTCCTCACCAACCATGACCAGAACCGCGCCATGTCCGTCTTTTATGGCAATGTGAACAAGGCAAAGGTCGCATCGTTCCTGATGCTGACCTCGCCGGGCACGCCCTACATCTACTACGGCGAAGAGATCGGCATGCAGGGACAAAAACCCGACGAAGACATCCGCCTGCCCATGCAGTGGAGCGCGGACGAATTCGCTGGTTTCTCCACTTCAACTCCGTGGCGCGCACCTTATGGTGACTACACGCAAGTCAATGTGGTAGCCCAGGAGGGTGATCCCAACTCCCTGCTGGAGCATTACCGCGCGCTCATTCTGCTGCGAAAAGACCATACAGCATTGCAAACAGGCGAGATCGCCCTGCTGGAAGCGGGAAATTCTGGTATCTTTGTCAGCCTGCGGAGCAACAGAAGCGGGGCATTCCTCATTCTGGCAAACCTGACAGATAAGCATATTTCGGAGTACGGTATCAAACTCAATGGCACGAATTTGGCAGAGTCCGCTTTCAGCGTGGAAACCCTCTTTGGGGCGGAGCAGTCAGAGCGTTGGCAAAGCAGCGGCGAAGCTGTCTATAAACCGTTGGAGAGCTTGAGTCCGTATGCGATGTACGTTTTGAAAATAAATCCATAA
- a CDS encoding ABC-2 family transporter protein, with protein MKRYFDYYRSAMKLSVLEQWQYPVANYFYMVGMIAEPVIYLVVWSAVANQQGGMVGGYTPGAFAAYYIVWTLVRNMNITFTPYGWEHRIRNGRLSTSLMRPIHPLNWDIAYFMGWKVVVIFLWLPLAFGLSLVFKPELNPTLLEGVVFFFAIWLAFLVRTLMLFLLGMVTFWTTRVSALFELFFAAELILSGRLVPLALMPVWVQELAWFFPFRWTFGFPIEALIGQMSTGDLFIGLGMQLVWILFGVLVVNIVWKFAVRRFSAVGG; from the coding sequence ATGAAGCGTTATTTCGATTACTACCGCTCGGCGATGAAACTTTCCGTGTTGGAGCAGTGGCAGTATCCCGTCGCCAACTATTTTTATATGGTCGGCATGATCGCCGAGCCGGTGATTTACCTGGTGGTCTGGTCGGCGGTTGCAAATCAGCAGGGCGGCATGGTGGGCGGATATACACCCGGCGCGTTTGCCGCCTATTACATCGTTTGGACGCTCGTGCGCAACATGAACATCACCTTCACACCCTACGGCTGGGAGCACCGCATCCGCAACGGCAGGCTTTCGACCAGCCTGATGCGCCCGATCCACCCGCTCAATTGGGATATTGCCTATTTCATGGGCTGGAAGGTCGTGGTGATTTTTCTGTGGCTTCCGCTCGCGTTCGGGCTTTCGCTGGTCTTCAAACCCGAATTGAATCCCACCCTGCTCGAAGGCGTGGTGTTCTTCTTTGCGATCTGGCTGGCGTTCCTCGTGCGCACCTTGATGCTCTTCCTGCTCGGCATGGTGACGTTCTGGACGACCCGCGTCAGCGCGCTCTTCGAGTTGTTCTTTGCCGCCGAGTTGATCCTTTCGGGACGGCTGGTCCCGCTCGCCCTCATGCCCGTCTGGGTGCAGGAACTGGCGTGGTTCTTCCCCTTCCGCTGGACGTTTGGTTTCCCCATCGAAGCGTTGATCGGTCAGATGTCCACCGGCGACTTGTTCATCGGCTTGGGGATGCAACTGGTGTGGATTCTCTTCGGTGTCCTCGTCGTGAATATTGTTTGGAAGTTTGCCGTCCGCAGGTTCTCGGCGGTGGGAGGTTGA
- a CDS encoding glycoside hydrolase family 13 protein, translated as MTTPDWVRDAIFYQIFPDRFAKSKRLPDTGFETWDSPPTTHGFKGGDLYGVIDKLDYLQDLGITAIYFNPLFASASNHRYHTFDYYNVDPLLGGNDALKKLLNAAHKRNIKVIPDGVFNHASRGFWQFHHVLETGAASPYKDWFHFDEERLKGHKHWGAYPTPHEQKLLGHEDSLTAIGYRGWWNMPALPKFNTNTPAVREFLFDVAEFWIKFGIDGWRLDVPGEIDDDEFWREFRRRVRTINPEAYIVGEIWHEAQRWLQGDQFDAVMNYLVTAASLGFFANSHLDLNVLHSAGGLKDRVHPMHAHDFANEIDRILHLYPQDITFAQFNLLDSHDMPRFLSCAGGDKNSLKMAWLFLFTIPGAPCIYYGDEIGVDGGHDPDCRKAFPWDESKWDRDLLKFVKACISLRKEHPSLRRGEYKRIHAEGDVMVFSRLYKDETLTIAFNAAKEERTVNLHFEKKPKVLFGSPKLAGDQVTIPPRSGIVL; from the coding sequence ATGACAACACCTGACTGGGTGAGGGACGCGATTTTTTACCAGATTTTCCCCGACCGTTTTGCGAAGAGCAAACGGCTGCCTGACACTGGTTTTGAAACATGGGACAGCCCGCCAACGACGCACGGATTCAAGGGCGGCGACCTGTACGGCGTGATCGATAAACTGGATTATTTGCAGGATTTGGGAATCACCGCGATCTATTTCAACCCGCTGTTTGCCTCCGCTTCGAACCACCGTTATCACACCTTTGATTATTACAATGTGGACCCGTTGCTCGGCGGAAACGACGCGTTGAAGAAACTACTGAACGCCGCGCACAAGCGCAATATCAAGGTCATTCCCGACGGCGTGTTCAACCATGCCTCGCGCGGATTTTGGCAGTTCCATCATGTACTGGAAACGGGCGCGGCTTCCCCGTACAAGGATTGGTTTCACTTCGACGAAGAGCGTTTGAAGGGACACAAGCACTGGGGTGCGTATCCCACGCCGCATGAACAAAAACTGTTGGGACATGAAGACAGCCTGACCGCCATCGGCTACCGCGGCTGGTGGAACATGCCCGCACTGCCAAAGTTCAACACAAACACGCCCGCTGTGCGCGAGTTCCTGTTTGACGTGGCGGAGTTTTGGATCAAGTTCGGCATCGACGGCTGGCGCCTGGACGTGCCAGGAGAAATTGACGATGACGAATTCTGGCGCGAGTTCCGCCGCCGCGTACGGACGATCAACCCCGAGGCGTACATCGTCGGCGAGATCTGGCATGAGGCGCAGAGATGGCTTCAGGGCGACCAGTTCGACGCGGTGATGAACTATCTCGTCACGGCGGCGTCGCTGGGATTCTTCGCCAACTCGCATTTGGACCTGAATGTGCTCCACAGCGCGGGCGGATTGAAGGACCGCGTCCACCCGATGCACGCGCACGATTTTGCCAACGAGATCGACCGCATCCTGCACCTGTATCCGCAGGACATCACCTTCGCGCAGTTCAACTTGCTCGACAGTCACGACATGCCGCGCTTCCTCTCCTGTGCGGGCGGGGACAAAAACTCGCTCAAAATGGCATGGCTGTTCCTGTTCACCATCCCCGGCGCGCCATGCATTTACTACGGCGATGAGATCGGCGTGGACGGCGGACATGACCCCGATTGCCGCAAGGCGTTCCCGTGGGACGAGTCGAAGTGGGACCGCGATCTGCTCAAATTTGTGAAGGCGTGCATTTCCCTGCGGAAAGAACACCCGTCCCTGCGGCGCGGGGAATACAAGCGCATCCATGCCGAAGGCGACGTGATGGTCTTTTCGCGCTTGTACAAAGATGAAACACTGACCATCGCCTTCAACGCCGCCAAAGAAGAACGGACGGTCAACCTGCATTTCGAGAAGAAGCCGAAGGTGTTGTTCGGCTCGCCAAAGTTGGCAGGCGACCAAGTTACAATCCCCCCGCGCAGTGGGATCGTGCTATAG
- a CDS encoding ATP-binding cassette domain-containing protein has translation MTSIEVTRLQKIFQTKRKAAGLGASLRALFKPDYSEVEAVRRISFKMEAGELLGFIGPNGAGKSTTIKMLTGILHPTDGEAKVLGYIPWKERQKLAFHIGTVFGQRPQLWYHLPAIDTFTLFGKIYELDDRETKTRIDFLTEAFEIRDLLETPVRKLSLGQRMRCEVAASLLHRPKLILLDEPSIGLDVVAKQHIRDAIRRMNQEEGVGVLLTSHDAGDLEALCKRVIIVNHGQIVYEDKVSTLKRKHLTSKLVEVRYAQEVPLNFHLDGVEILKIGRYGVKLKFDTNQTPVDNVMTHLSSAGDLVDITISDPPLEEVIAKIYRATAS, from the coding sequence ATGACATCCATTGAAGTAACCCGCCTGCAAAAGATCTTCCAAACAAAACGCAAAGCCGCGGGGCTGGGTGCCTCCTTGCGGGCATTGTTCAAGCCCGATTACAGCGAAGTGGAAGCGGTGCGCAGGATCTCGTTCAAGATGGAGGCGGGAGAACTGCTTGGCTTTATCGGCCCAAACGGTGCAGGCAAATCCACCACCATCAAGATGCTCACGGGTATTTTGCACCCAACCGACGGCGAGGCAAAAGTACTGGGATATATCCCGTGGAAGGAGCGGCAGAAACTCGCCTTCCATATCGGCACGGTCTTTGGTCAGCGCCCGCAACTCTGGTATCACCTGCCCGCGATAGATACGTTCACCCTCTTTGGAAAGATATACGAACTGGATGACCGGGAAACAAAAACGCGCATTGATTTTCTGACCGAAGCCTTTGAAATTCGGGATTTATTAGAGACTCCCGTGCGGAAACTTTCACTAGGACAGCGGATGCGCTGCGAAGTCGCCGCCTCGCTTCTCCACCGTCCGAAGTTGATCCTGCTCGATGAGCCGTCCATCGGCCTGGACGTGGTCGCAAAACAACACATCCGTGACGCGATCCGCAGGATGAATCAGGAGGAGGGGGTCGGCGTATTGCTCACGTCCCATGATGCGGGCGACCTCGAAGCATTGTGCAAGCGGGTCATCATCGTCAACCACGGGCAGATCGTCTACGAAGACAAGGTCTCCACACTGAAGCGCAAACATCTGACCAGCAAACTGGTCGAAGTCCGCTACGCACAGGAAGTGCCGCTGAATTTTCACCTGGATGGAGTTGAGATTTTGAAGATCGGGCGCTACGGCGTGAAGTTGAAATTCGACACGAACCAAACCCCGGTGGACAACGTGATGACGCATCTCTCCTCCGCCGGCGACCTGGTGGATATCACCATCTCCGACCCGCCTCTGGAAGAGGTCATTGCAAAAATCTATCGGGCAACCGCATCATAA
- a CDS encoding ABC-2 family transporter protein — protein sequence MKNLKFLFALWKANLQAAMEFRAAFLTQVIFMMVNNGAYFMFWVLFFDKFNEVRGWGLRDMLLLYGIAATAWGVGAYFFGHFTTLAEVITQGRLDYYLSLPKPVLLHVLASRSIGSGMGDILYGLGSFILSGYLNPDGVLRFVLAVFTGVCIFVSFLTIIQSLSFWLGNTVALSQIALSAVLTFSLYPSVLFNTTTKFVLLTIIPAALIGTVPAEFVRSFTWQSLSQISAGALIFLGLAVTIFRSGLRRYESGSAIQVEV from the coding sequence ATGAAAAATCTCAAATTCCTCTTCGCCCTGTGGAAAGCCAACCTGCAAGCCGCCATGGAGTTCCGTGCCGCATTTCTGACACAGGTCATCTTCATGATGGTGAACAACGGCGCATACTTCATGTTCTGGGTCTTGTTCTTCGACAAATTCAACGAAGTACGGGGTTGGGGACTGCGCGACATGCTGCTGCTGTATGGGATCGCCGCCACCGCCTGGGGGGTTGGCGCGTATTTCTTCGGTCATTTCACCACGCTGGCGGAAGTCATCACGCAGGGACGGCTCGATTACTACCTGTCCCTGCCGAAGCCTGTTCTGTTACACGTGCTGGCATCGCGGAGCATTGGCAGCGGCATGGGAGACATCCTCTATGGGCTCGGCAGTTTTATCCTTTCCGGCTATCTCAACCCTGACGGTGTTTTGCGGTTCGTGCTTGCCGTTTTTACAGGCGTGTGTATTTTCGTTTCCTTTCTCACCATCATTCAGAGCCTGTCCTTTTGGCTGGGGAACACAGTGGCGTTGAGCCAGATCGCGTTGAGCGCGGTGCTGACGTTTTCGCTGTATCCCAGCGTGTTGTTTAACACGACAACCAAATTCGTATTGCTGACCATTATCCCTGCGGCGTTGATCGGGACAGTCCCTGCCGAGTTCGTGCGGTCATTCACATGGCAGAGCCTGTCCCAGATATCCGCCGGGGCGCTGATCTTCCTCGGGCTGGCAGTGACCATTTTCAGGTCGGGGTTGAGGCGGTACGAGTCAGGGAGTGCGATTCAGGTGGAGGTATAA
- a CDS encoding ABC transporter permease subunit, which translates to MITASSSKNPILRVLNMNTSGQVSGRSLPLWRQLLLQLLCFFILCTVMFPIMYILTMSFSSQTSRPSSLDLFPKEISLVAYKQVLDRPTGNPVTFVELLSNSFKLSIGVGIVALFVAVTAAYAFSRFKFKMREVMMVMVFIPLLMPAVGLATPLYLLLNQFRIAECSDGAASILPLFACSGGERGRLLFNLRDSLLGVGIAMTATALPFAVWNLKGYLDTIPKELEEAAAIDGADANQTFWKIVLPLAVPQLAVTFFIGFIGHWQEFVLTWLFLSQPKDYTLAMTLYNMTGQYATSIPWNRFAAMAVIVAFPVAVMYIALQKHIVGGLTGGSVKG; encoded by the coding sequence ATGATTACCGCCTCATCCTCTAAAAATCCCATCCTCCGCGTCCTGAACATGAACACCTCCGGGCAGGTCAGCGGGCGCAGCCTGCCTCTTTGGAGACAACTGCTCCTGCAATTGCTGTGCTTCTTCATCCTCTGCACGGTGATGTTCCCCATCATGTACATCCTGACCATGTCCTTCAGTTCACAGACCTCCCGCCCATCCTCGCTGGACCTGTTCCCCAAGGAAATATCCCTGGTGGCATACAAGCAGGTTTTGGACCGGCCGACAGGCAACCCCGTTACCTTCGTTGAATTATTAAGTAACAGCTTCAAACTGTCCATCGGGGTCGGAATCGTCGCCTTGTTCGTTGCCGTCACCGCTGCATATGCCTTCTCGCGCTTCAAATTCAAAATGCGGGAAGTGATGATGGTGATGGTCTTCATCCCGCTGCTCATGCCGGCAGTCGGCTTGGCGACGCCGCTCTACCTGCTGCTCAACCAATTCCGCATCGCGGAGTGTAGCGACGGAGCGGCCTCCATCCTGCCGCTATTCGCATGTTCCGGCGGAGAGAGGGGCAGACTGCTCTTCAACCTGCGCGACTCGCTGCTCGGCGTCGGTATCGCGATGACCGCCACTGCCCTGCCGTTCGCCGTGTGGAACCTCAAGGGCTATCTCGACACCATTCCCAAGGAACTGGAGGAAGCCGCTGCCATCGACGGCGCCGACGCCAACCAGACTTTCTGGAAGATCGTCCTGCCGCTGGCTGTACCCCAGCTCGCCGTCACCTTCTTCATCGGCTTCATCGGTCATTGGCAGGAATTCGTGCTCACCTGGCTGTTTCTCTCCCAGCCCAAGGACTACACGCTCGCCATGACGCTCTACAACATGACCGGGCAGTACGCCACCAGCATCCCCTGGAATCGCTTCGCGGCCATGGCAGTCATTGTGGCGTTTCCCGTGGCCGTCATGTATATTGCCCTGCAAAAGCACATCGTCGGTGGGCTAACCGGCGGAAGTGTCAAAGGTTAA
- a CDS encoding NAD-dependent deacylase, with protein MDFPADLFRFLIKAERVAVLTGAGISQESGLRTFRDTQAGLWAQYRPEDLASPEAFARDSKLVWDWYAWRREAVKGVRPNPGHYALVEMEKKIPEFTLITQNVDGLHRFAGSRNLLELHGNIQRVRCAECGTYAETWGDDTESVPTCTDCGGLLRPDVVWFGEPLPRAELEAAVHAARSCQVFFSIGTSGVVQPAASLAHAARNNGAVVVEINAEPTPLTPKVDFALHGKSGVILPQLVKTVWGV; from the coding sequence ATGGATTTCCCTGCCGACCTCTTTCGCTTCCTCATAAAAGCGGAACGCGTCGCTGTCTTAACCGGGGCTGGGATCTCACAAGAGAGTGGACTGCGCACCTTTAGAGACACACAGGCCGGACTTTGGGCGCAGTACCGTCCTGAAGACCTCGCCTCTCCTGAAGCATTCGCCCGTGACTCAAAACTCGTCTGGGACTGGTATGCATGGAGGCGTGAAGCTGTCAAAGGCGTGCGCCCGAACCCTGGGCATTACGCGCTGGTGGAGATGGAAAAGAAAATCCCCGAATTTACGCTCATCACCCAAAATGTGGACGGATTGCATCGTTTTGCTGGCAGCAGGAACCTGCTGGAATTGCACGGGAATATCCAGCGCGTGCGTTGCGCGGAATGTGGAACTTACGCCGAAACTTGGGGCGACGATACTGAGTCGGTTCCCACTTGTACGGATTGCGGCGGATTGCTGCGCCCGGACGTGGTCTGGTTTGGCGAGCCGCTCCCGCGCGCGGAGTTGGAAGCCGCTGTCCATGCCGCGCGTTCGTGCCAGGTCTTCTTCTCGATCGGCACGTCGGGCGTCGTCCAGCCTGCCGCATCTCTGGCACATGCCGCTCGGAATAACGGCGCGGTTGTCGTGGAAATCAACGCCGAACCGACTCCGCTCACGCCCAAAGTGGATTTTGCCTTGCATGGAAAATCGGGCGTGATCCTGCCTCAACTTGTCAAGACAGTCTGGGGTGTTTGA
- a CDS encoding ABC-2 family transporter protein encodes MHGLRLAFNYLRIGILNEFQYRANLYIQILQTFIALGTGLIGLNLVFSQTSQLGGWDRTELLAVMGVFILMGGIIRAAIQPNMQRLMEEIQEGMLDYALTKPADAQLLISVREFRLWQLVDVVTGLIVLGVALAQLNWSIGVWAVLGFFSALVMGAVLIYCFWLMITSTAFWFIRVDEIANLFEGLYAAGRWPVGIYPNWLRFALTFLIPVAFAVTVPAEALTGRLNFQTWLGALALTVALFIASRALLKFGLRSYSGASA; translated from the coding sequence ATGCACGGACTTCGACTCGCATTCAATTACCTGCGCATCGGCATCCTGAACGAATTTCAATACCGCGCCAACCTGTACATTCAAATCCTGCAAACCTTCATCGCACTTGGCACGGGTCTGATCGGCTTGAACCTTGTCTTCAGCCAGACCAGCCAGCTGGGTGGCTGGGACCGAACCGAATTGTTGGCGGTGATGGGCGTGTTCATCCTGATGGGCGGTATTATCCGCGCCGCCATCCAGCCGAACATGCAGAGGCTGATGGAGGAGATACAGGAGGGCATGCTCGACTACGCCCTGACCAAACCCGCCGACGCGCAACTGCTCATCAGCGTGCGCGAGTTCCGCCTCTGGCAGTTGGTGGACGTTGTCACAGGCTTGATCGTGCTGGGGGTGGCGCTCGCACAACTGAACTGGAGCATCGGCGTATGGGCGGTGCTGGGATTCTTCTCCGCGCTGGTGATGGGCGCGGTGCTGATCTACTGCTTCTGGCTGATGATCACCTCCACCGCGTTTTGGTTCATTCGCGTGGATGAGATCGCGAATCTCTTCGAAGGTCTTTACGCGGCGGGACGCTGGCCCGTGGGCATTTACCCGAATTGGCTGAGGTTCGCGCTGACCTTTCTGATCCCCGTCGCGTTCGCGGTCACCGTCCCCGCCGAAGCGTTGACAGGTCGCCTCAACTTCCAGACCTGGCTTGGCGCGCTCGCGCTGACGGTTGCCCTCTTTATTGCTTCGCGTGCCCTTTTGAAATTCGGCTTGCGGAGTTATTCGGGGGCATCGGCGTAA
- a CDS encoding DUF2785 domain-containing protein: MDKKFWLGIRENQFAVPDGYSIEDLVDELLSLIASTDPELRDVIGYETYANWLEQEKIPAELMRICISRLTANFGHTLGERDTDTVFLRSFSVLLLAETVHHDNKVLVLKKEEIDDVLIKCLAYLKGERDPRGYVDGKGWAHALAHTADLLYTLASNRHTEPAQLEQILYAIAWKITESTDWAYRHGEDDRLMQAVAGAVKRNLLDESSYKEWLDSILMPTWKGSFTDETQNNAFFNTRNFLRSFYLFLLEAKEPAIRDFLFKETGSMLRRFKQF; encoded by the coding sequence ATGGACAAAAAATTCTGGCTCGGCATCCGTGAAAATCAGTTCGCCGTCCCCGACGGGTATTCCATCGAGGACCTGGTCGACGAATTACTATCACTCATCGCAAGCACCGACCCGGAACTACGCGATGTCATTGGCTACGAAACCTATGCAAATTGGCTCGAGCAGGAAAAAATCCCTGCTGAGCTGATGCGCATTTGTATCTCCCGCCTGACAGCCAATTTTGGGCATACGCTTGGCGAACGGGATACAGATACGGTCTTCCTGCGCTCCTTTTCGGTCCTGCTACTTGCAGAAACTGTTCATCATGACAACAAAGTTCTCGTGTTGAAAAAAGAGGAAATCGATGACGTTTTGATCAAATGTCTGGCATATCTGAAAGGCGAACGCGACCCGCGCGGATACGTAGATGGAAAAGGCTGGGCGCATGCCCTTGCCCATACGGCAGACCTGCTTTATACACTCGCCAGCAATCGTCACACCGAGCCCGCACAACTGGAACAAATCCTTTATGCAATTGCATGGAAAATAACCGAATCAACCGACTGGGCCTATCGACATGGGGAGGATGACCGTCTCATGCAGGCCGTTGCAGGGGCCGTCAAAAGAAATCTGTTGGACGAATCATCCTACAAAGAATGGCTTGACTCCATCCTTATGCCTACATGGAAAGGTTCCTTTACAGACGAAACCCAAAATAACGCATTCTTCAATACAAGGAACTTCCTGCGCAGCTTTTACCTCTTCCTTTTGGAGGCAAAAGAGCCTGCCATCCGTGATTTTCTATTCAAGGAAACAGGCAGCATGCTGAGGAGATTCAAACAGTTTTGA